The following coding sequences lie in one Cucurbita pepo subsp. pepo cultivar mu-cu-16 chromosome LG13, ASM280686v2, whole genome shotgun sequence genomic window:
- the LOC111808189 gene encoding putative protein TPRXL — protein MFQSSRRSHSFSSSSSSSLSSSSSSSSSSSSSRGSCYFPNNSPFSAAATPVRTFSGSIPFSWEHLPGIPKKQSPARLRRDSASPLTSLLPLPPNSSTQPSSKRLGFQDWRKSNCQYSQRDPFFDAFIECSKEPAAATELWRGDSNGKTVSRSLSDRFGFMNLYSSCKRTCSVSESIVYLPRTPRSSFDLLNQRTGG, from the coding sequence ATGTTTCAATCTTCCCGCCGCTCTcattccttctcttcttcttcttcctcttccctctcctcctcctcctcctcctcctcctcctcctcttcatcCCGTGGCTCTTGCTATTTTCCCAACAACTCTCCGttctccgccgccgccactCCGGTCCGAACATTCTCCGGCAGTATTCCGTTCTCTTGGGAACATTTGCCGGGAATCCCCAAGAAACAGTCTCCCGCAAGGCTCCGGCGGGATTCCGCCTCTCCTCTGACCTCTCTCCTCCCCTTACCTCCCAATTCCTCCACCCAACCCTCGTCAAAGCGCTTAGGATTTCAAGATTGGAGGAAATCGAACTGCCAATATTCGCAGCGTGATCCTTTCTTCGACGCCTTCATAGAGTGCTCTAAGGAACCTGCCGCCGCCACCGAGCTCTGGAGGGGCGACAGCAATGGCAAGACGGTTTCTAGAAGCCTGAGCGACCGATTCGGATTCATGAATCTATACTCTTCTTGCAAACGGACCTGCAGCGTTTCGGAATCCATCGTGTATCTTCCGAGAACGCCGAGGAGTTCGTTCGATCTGCTTAACCAGCGCACCGGCGGCTAA
- the LOC111808338 gene encoding uncharacterized membrane protein At4g09580-like gives MAAPRNLTPKDEEKAEMDSPAAKKLKSERYPLSRRRLAVALGSFLVFSAALYCIYSKMLASHFKNIKLPRSLTDLRMLKNHLGSYAKGHPAQFILGYCSTYIFMQTFMIPGTVFLSLLAGALFGVVKGLVLVVFNATAGATTCFFLSKLIGRPLVCWMWPEKLKLFQSQVAKQREKLLNYMIFLRITPTLPNIFINLASPIVDVPFHVFLSATLIGLVPSSYIMVRAGLALGDLKSVKDLYDFKTLTVLFFIGSLSVLPILLKRKRTYE, from the exons ATGGCGGCTCCGAGGAATCTGACGCCGAAAGACGAAGAGAAGGCGGAGATGGACAGTCCGGCGGCGAAGAAGCTGAAATCTGAGAGATATCCTCTCTCGCGGAGGAGACTGGCGGTGGCTCTAGGCagttttttggttttctcCGCTGCGCTCTACTGCATTTACAGTAAAATGCTGGCCTCCCACTTCAAGAACATCAAGCTGCCACGTTCCCTCACCGATCTTCGAATGCTCAA AAATCATCTTGGAAGCTACGCCAAGGGTCATCCTGCACAGTTCATCCTGGGTTATTGTTCCACCTACATATTTATGCAAACTTTTATGATCCCTGGAACAGTTTTCTTGTCATTGTTGGCCGGAGCTCTTTTTGGAGTTGTTAAAGGCCTTGTACTAGTCGTTTTCAATGCTACGGCTGGAGCTACTACttgcttttttctttccaagtTAATTGGTAGACCTTTAGTTTGTTGGATGTGGCctgaaaaattgaaacttttccAGTCTCAG GTAGCAAAGCAAAGAGAGAAGCTGCTTAATTACATGATTTTTCTAAGGATAACACCAACGCTACCTAACATTTTCATAAACCTGGCATCGCCCATTGTCGATGTACCATTTCATGTTTTCCTTTCAGCTACGCTCATCGGTCTTGTTCCATCGTCATATATAATGGTTAGG GCCGGTCTTGCTCTAGGGGATCTCAAATCCGTCAAggatttatatgattttaaaaccttgactGTACTTTTCTTCATCGGTTCTTTGTCCGTACTTCCCATTCTTCTAAAGAGAAAGCGAACctatgaatga
- the LOC111808339 gene encoding subtilisin-like protease SBT3.4 has product MKDAWRSKLPAARALLFLFVSFFTISISSAMAETDETSSTVSIASSAASSRPAVHIVYTESPRDEDPKDFHIRTLASALGSEEAAKDALIYSYKTAVSGFSAKLTPDQVSRVSQQPGVLQVIPDSQVELHR; this is encoded by the exons ATGAAGGACGCATGGCGGAGTAAGTTACCAGCGGCAAGGGCCTTATTGTTCCTCTTCGTGTCTTTCTTTACCATTTCCATATCCTCCGCCATGGCTGAGACCGATGAAACTTCTTCAACCGTTTCCATCGCTTCGTCGGCAGCGTCTTCACGGCCTGCAGTTCACATCGTGTACACCGAAAGTCCTCGGGATGAGGACCCCAAGGATTTCCATATCCGAACCCTAGCCTCTGCTCTCGGCAG TGAGGAAGCTGCGAAGGATGCGCTTATTTACAGTTACAAAACGGCTGTTAGTGGATTCTCTGCAAAGCTCACTCCCGACCAGGTTTCTCGAGTTTCCC AACAACCAGGCGTTCTACAGGTTATTCCAGACAGCCAGGTTGAGTTGCACCGTTAG